Part of the Bacteroidota bacterium genome, TAGATTTTCAGGTAGATGACTACAAAGTAATTTTTAAAAATATAACGGTAACAAAGTATCCTAAAATAATAAGATTTAATGCTCTTATGACAAGAGGATATCTGAAAGGAGAAGAACCGAAAACAGAGGAAGAAAAAATAGAAACTGCAAGGACTATCAGGAGAATAAAACAGCAAACAGATAGCTGGTCGCCACTTGCCGAAAATCAGATTATTGCCCAGCCCACTACAATTCGCCCCATTGTCGCACATGGTGGATATCATCAACTTGGAAATAAAAGAGCGGTAATTTGGACGAATAATAAAAAATTGTCAGGGTACTTTGAAATAATAAACCTGAATAATAATAAACAACATCCTGCTACCCAACCGGTTGTTTATAGAGGAAAACTCGAAGATGCAGGCTTTCATATCTGGGGCGGAAATAACCTGATTGCTGACTTTTCGGATTTCAACGAGTTGGGATTTTATAAAATAAGACTTGTGTTTGAGCAGGATGAAAGAGAAATAGCAGATTCTTATGGTTTTTCAATTAAGCCTTCTCTTTATGTTGACTTCGCTCAAAAAGCTTCCGTGTTTTTGTATTATCAACGATGTGGAATGGAAATTCCCGGTTGGCACAAAGCATGTCATACCGATGATGCTGTTATTATGCCCGATGGAAAACGGATTGATGCCAGCGGTGGATGGCATTCTGCCGGTGATTTGAATAAATGGATAGGACCTGCACATTTTGCTATGCGGGGGCTGATTACACTTTATGAAACTTTTCCCGAAAAATTTGCAGCAGACAAAAGAAATGGTATCCCAAAACTTATTGATGAAGCATGGTGGGAAGTAATGTTTTATAAC contains:
- a CDS encoding glycoside hydrolase family 9 protein; this translates as EDNPVTTDIVIDILDVDYPKPFNAELIDCLTGKVQKIDFQVDDYKVIFKNITVTKYPKIIRFNALMTRGYLKGEEPKTEEEKIETARTIRRIKQQTDSWSPLAENQIIAQPTTIRPIVAHGGYHQLGNKRAVIWTNNKKLSGYFEIINLNNNKQHPATQPVVYRGKLEDAGFHIWGGNNLIADFSDFNELGFYKIRLVFEQDEREIADSYGFSIKPSLYVDFAQKASVFLYYQRCGMEIPGWHKACHTDDAVIMPDGKRIDASGGWHSAGDLNKWIGPAHFAMRGLITLYETFPEKFAADKRNGIPKLIDEAWWEVMFYNKVYYQGSFLSIITPGANPWVWLGPPENAPQRILTLEHIEKIHQRSNSVTTLFTAASMAGAAHLMAPYKNDDYEKTVKIAEECYEINRKTDPNKVTSRGTFGVGLGDNFLMFQAGLLQLDMELYRITQDNKYKIDAKERVEKILSLNNSDGTFFTDEAKTNKQSHIDIHYLALYEYLITNPETPFKGDIKKVFINYLNYMKPLLNLSPFGQVGRYTKDGEISNIPG